TTTATGAAAATTGCTTTTGATATAAGTGAGAGTTATGATACGCCGGTTATTTTTAGAACAACCACAAGGCTCTCTCATTCTCAGGGGGTAGTAAACTTAGAACCGAGAGTTGTGCCTGAGATAAAAGAATACGAAAGAAATCCTGCCAAAAATGTAATGATGCCGGGAAACGCGAGGTTGAGACATCCTTATGTAGAAGATAAACTTAGTGATTTGGCTGAAGATGCATCAAATATGACATATCTAAACAGTGTAGAGATAAATGATACCGGAATCGGTATTATAACTTCAGGCATACCATACCAGTATGTAAAAGAAGCTCTACCCAATGCATCAGTACTTAAGTTGGGTCTTGTGCATCCTCTACCGAGAAAGATGATAGAGGATTTTGCTGGCAGAGTAGATAGACTTGTGATTTTTGAAGAATTGGATCCTGTAATAGAAAGAGAAGTTAAGTCATGGGGTATAGATTGTGAAGGCAAGGAATTGTTTTCAATGATAGGAGAATACAATGCTGAAATGCTCAGAGCTGTTTTCGGCGACGAAACTCTTATAGATCAACCGGAAAAGGCACCGGTAAGACCTCCGATTCTATGTCCGGGATGTCCACATAGAGCTGTGTATTCCGTACTCAATAAACTCAAGATACATGGAGCAGGAGATATTGGCTGCTATACACTTGGAGCGGTTGAGCCTTTAAATGTAATAGATTCTTGTATTTGTATGGGAGCCAGCATCAGTTCGCTTCATGGCATGGAAAAGGCAAGGGGAAGTGAATACATTAAGAACTGGATTGCCATTATAGGGGATTCTACTTTCCTGCACACAGGGATTAATTCTCTAATGAATATGGTCTATAATGGTGGTACCGGTACTGTATTGATACTCGACAACTCGACCACTGCTATGACTGGTCATCAAGACAATCCTGCCACTGGGCTTACACTTATGGGTGAGCCTACAAACGAAGTAAATATTAAACAGCTTTGTGAATCCGTTGGGGTTAAGCATGTCGTAGAGATTAATTCCTTTGAAACGGTTGAACTGACGCGAATTTTTAAGGAAGAATTAAACAGAGATGAAGTATCGGTGATAATTGCCAAAGCTCCTTGTGTACTGCTCAAGGGTAAGCCAATAAAACATCAGTACTTGGTAAATAGAGAGCTTTGTAAAAAATGTAAGATTTGTATGAAACCCGGTTGTCCGGCTCTTACAGTCGATGAAGACGGAACAACTATGATTAATGATACCATGTGCAATGGATGCGGATTATGCTTTAGAAGCTGTCCGTTTGATGCCATAGAGATGGTAGATTCTATAATAGAAGAGATATAAGAGGTGCGATATGGAAACTAAAAACATAATGATAGTCGGTGTTGGTGGTCAAGGGACACTTCTTACCAGTAGAATCTTAGGCGGTATCATATTGGAATCGGGTTATGATGTTAAATTATCAGAGGTTCACGGCATGGCTCAAAGAGGTGGGAGTGTAACGACCTTTGTGAGATATGGAGATAAAGTCTTTGAACCTATAGTTGAAGAGGGCTGTGCTGATATTCTAATAGCTTTTGAAAAATTGGAAGCTCTTAGATATGCTCACTTCTTGAAAAAAGAGGGTATACTTATAGTGAACGATCAAAGAATTGATCCAATGCCTGTTGTCATTGGAAAAGAAGAGTATCCCAAAGATATTTTTGAAAGGCTTGAGGACAAGTATGATTTAGTTGTCGTGGATGCATTAAACGAGGCACGAAAACTTGGGAATGTCAGAGTTTTTAATGTAATAGTGCTCGGTATTGTATCCAGGTATTTAGGAATAGAAAAAGAAGTCTGGGAAAAGGTAATAAGAAACACTGTACCGGTTAAGACTGTGGAATTAAACTTAGCTGCATTCGAAATAGGAAGGAATATTTCTAAGGAGAAAAATTATGATTAGACAAATATCTGTATTGGTAGAAAACGAAGTAGGTACTCTTTCAGAGGTAACAGATGTACTGGCAAAAGAAAACATCAATATAAAGGCTTTTTCAGTATTTGATACTCAGTATTTTGGAATACTCAGACTAATCGTAGATAGACCGGATGATGCGGAGAGAACTTTGAAAGAAAATGGTTTCGGGTATAAGGTTGGAAATGTGGTTGCAATTG
The sequence above is a segment of the Peptoniphilaceae bacterium AMB_02 genome. Coding sequences within it:
- a CDS encoding ACT domain-containing protein; its protein translation is MIRQISVLVENEVGTLSEVTDVLAKENINIKAFSVFDTQYFGILRLIVDRPDDAERTLKENGFGYKVGNVVAIELENVPGALNGVLKLLAAEGFFVNYMYSMVLNGEEAPLMVIHLNDEEKAEQFLKEKGVVVV
- a CDS encoding indolepyruvate oxidoreductase subunit beta yields the protein METKNIMIVGVGGQGTLLTSRILGGIILESGYDVKLSEVHGMAQRGGSVTTFVRYGDKVFEPIVEEGCADILIAFEKLEALRYAHFLKKEGILIVNDQRIDPMPVVIGKEEYPKDIFERLEDKYDLVVVDALNEARKLGNVRVFNVIVLGIVSRYLGIEKEVWEKVIRNTVPVKTVELNLAAFEIGRNISKEKNYD
- the iorA gene encoding indolepyruvate ferredoxin oxidoreductase subunit alpha is translated as MSEKTIMLGNEAIARGAYEAGVVVSSAYPGTPSTEISEYLAQYKDELYCEWAPNEKVAAEVAIGASISGVRAMASMKHVGLNVAADPLFTASYIGASGGLVFVVADDPGLYSSQNEQDTRSVGIAAKVPVIEPSDSSEAKEFMKIAFDISESYDTPVIFRTTTRLSHSQGVVNLEPRVVPEIKEYERNPAKNVMMPGNARLRHPYVEDKLSDLAEDASNMTYLNSVEINDTGIGIITSGIPYQYVKEALPNASVLKLGLVHPLPRKMIEDFAGRVDRLVIFEELDPVIEREVKSWGIDCEGKELFSMIGEYNAEMLRAVFGDETLIDQPEKAPVRPPILCPGCPHRAVYSVLNKLKIHGAGDIGCYTLGAVEPLNVIDSCICMGASISSLHGMEKARGSEYIKNWIAIIGDSTFLHTGINSLMNMVYNGGTGTVLILDNSTTAMTGHQDNPATGLTLMGEPTNEVNIKQLCESVGVKHVVEINSFETVELTRIFKEELNRDEVSVIIAKAPCVLLKGKPIKHQYLVNRELCKKCKICMKPGCPALTVDEDGTTMINDTMCNGCGLCFRSCPFDAIEMVDSIIEEI